The genomic window CTCCTCTGTACCAGCCCAAATATTGGTTGAAACTTACAATATCTACATATTCATTCATATTGTCATGAAGCGTATTGATGTTATTTGAACTCGAAGTAACTTCCATCGCCATGCTAATCAAACGAGAATTATCTTGTGTGCGTGCATATTTTGCCAATTTACTCAAGAAAGCATCTCGGTCATCGCCATGTGGCGTTTCATTAGCAATTGACCAAATCACGATTCCGCAACGATTTTTATCTCTGTAAATCATATCGTGCAACTGATGTTCGGCATTGGCATACGTATTTGGATTTGTCCATGAAATCGTCCAATAAACCGGAACTTCAGACCAAATCATCAATCCCATTTTTTCGGCTTCTTTTACCATATTTTCGTTATGCGGGTAATGAGCTAAACGAACATAATTACAACCCAATTCTTTTGCCCAAGTCAATAATGTAATGGCATCTTCTTGAGACCAAGCTCTTCCAGATCTGAAAGGTGCTTCTTCGTGAATACTGATTCCTCTTAAAAAGACTTTTTTTCCGTTTAGCAGAATTTCTTTTCCTTTTGTTTCGATAGTTCTAAAACCAATTTGATCTGCGATATTTTCATCTGCTTTAGAAATGGTTACATCATACAATTTTGGTTTTTCAGGCGTCCATAAAACGGGCTTGGCTTTTATTTCAAAATAGGCAATTCCCTTAGCATCGGTCGTAACGCTTTTTTTAATTTTCAATTCTGGAATTGAAACCGAAACAGACTGATTTGCCGATTCGCTATTTAATTTTATCCAACCAGAAATTTTTCCTTTTTCGTTTTTATCCAATTGAACTAAATAATCTTCAATATAAGTATTCGGAACTTGAGCAAGAGTTACATCTCTTGTAATGCCGCCATAATTCCACCAATCCATATTTACAGTTGGTACATTATCTTTGTGGCGTTTGTTGTCGACTTTTACTACTACGAAATTATTTCCATCAACTAATAAATGGGTTACATCAAAATTAAAAGGTGTATAACCGCCAACGTGAGTTCCTGCCAGTTTTCCGTTTACATACACTTTTGCATCATAATTGACCGCGCCAAAATGAAGAATGCCTTTGCTTTTGGCATCTTTCTTATAGTTAAAGTCTTTCTGAAACCAAACCGTTCCTTCATAAAAAAACAATCTTTGATCTTTCGAATTCCAATCAGACGGAATATCCATTACTGCTGAGGTTGCAAAATTGTATTCGCTCAGTTCTGTGGTATTCCATTTTTTATTTTCGAAAAATCCGTTGTCTTTAAAAGGTTCTAAACGGTAATTAAAATATCCGTTTTCCAGCGGATCTACGATATAACTCCATTTTCCGTTTAAAGTAATATGGTTTCGAGCTGAAATATTAGATACCAATGGAATTTCCTGCGCTATTGTTTTTCCCATTAACAGAAACGCACAGCACAACATTATTATTTTTTTCATAGTTAAAATCATTTTGGTTTCGAAAGGTCTTTAGTTAGTAAAATATGAAGATTATAAAGTTAAAAAGTTTCTCAAATTCCCTAGTAAACAAACATTCCAGATTACAGAAAAATAACCCATCAAATACTTATCAATTTTACGACATGAGGCGTATTTACTTTGTTTGTCTCAAAACGATGTATTATCAATAAGAATTTATATGTCGCTCCGCTGGAGCTTTTTGAATCTGAGAATTTAAATTATGCTATAAATATTTTGCTCTGCTGGAGCACTTCATAAAAACTCAGAACTTTTAGATATTAATTTTAGTGTATATTTAATCTTTAAAAAAATTATCTTTTTTCATTAAACATGGAACAATTAGAAAACATAATAAAACACGTTTCAACTAAAAATAAAAGAAACCTTTTTACCTTTTTAACGGGCGCTGGAATTTCTTCTGAAAGTGGAATTCCGACCTATAGAGGCCTAGATGGTATTTGGATTAAGGGAACAAAATTTCATAAGCCTGAAGAGTTTGGAACTTTTAAATACTTCAAAGAAAATCCCGAGGAAGTTTGGCAATATTCATTGTTTAGAAAAAAAATGTTTGAAAATGCAAAACCAAATGCAAGCCATTACGAATTGGTTGAAATTGAAAACATTTTAAAAGACAGATTTCATCTAATTACTCAAAACATAGACAACCTACACCGATTAAGCGGAACAGAAAGAATTTTCGAAATTCATGGAAATAACAGACAGATAAAGTGTTCAAACGGTTGCAGAGAAATCATAAATCTACCCGAAGAAATAAAAGGAAAAGACATTGATGAAGATTTAACTGAAAAAGAAATTGAGCTTTTAAAATGTAAAAGTTGCGGAAGTTGGATGAGACCAAATATTTTATGGTTTGACGAATATTATGATGAACAAACAAATAAAAAATTCAGTTCTTTGAAAATTGCCAAAAACTCTGGAATACTTTTTATTCTAGGAACTTCTGGTGCAACAAATTTACCAATTGCAATTGCAGAAACCACTTTAAAATATGGCGGAACTATTGTTGACATCAATATAGAAGACAATCAGTTTACAGCTTTAATAAAAGATAAAAAAAATAAAATCATTATTCGAAAAACATCTAGTGAAGCTTTAAAAATGATTAAAGAAATGATTAAAAATATACATATTTCCTCATCTTGAAAAAAGCTGAAAAATTCTATTAGAAAAATAAAACATTACTACTATTATGACATAGCCATGAGAGTAATAAATTTGAATTATTTAAAATAAAAAACATTATGATTCTAAAATATGAAACCATTATTAAAAAAATCCATCTTCATTCTAGTTCCATTTTTATTATTTCTGAATTGTAACTCAAATCAACGTAGCAGTCGTATTAATTTGTATTCAAAAGATAAATCTCAGGCAATAACCATATTTAGTAATTATTACGATAACGAAAGAATAATAGCTCTAGGCAAATTAAATGCAAAACCAAGCATCGATTATGTGAAGTTAGAAATATCTGAAGTAACAGAATTAGGTGATGAAATTGGGGTTTGCTGGTTTGGGGAAAAAAAGGGATGGCAACTTGTAAGTGATGGATCTAAAATTGTCGAAGTACATTTAGATACCACAAAATATAAAATTAGAACAAAATGGTATAAAGACGAAGATAGCATTCCAAACCCTAAATATTATAGAGATAACAATTGTTTTACAATTGATATGTTACCGCATTCTACAATTTATCCTTCTGAAAATGGATATATCGAAAGGTATTAAAAAAAGCCATTTCAATTAAGAAATGGCTTCAGATTCTTTTATCAATCCCAAAATTTTACCATAAGCAATTGCGGCTTTATGAACTTGAACCGTCCAATCTTCGGCAGCGTTATCATCGGCTCCGTCAGAAATATATTTTAAACTTAAAAACGGAATATTTTCTTTCATGGCAATCATAGCCAAAGCGTAAGCTTCCATATCGACCACATTATAAACATCCGATTTATGTCCCATTTCGAAGTTATCGCCTGTTCCGCAGATTCCTTCTTTTAGATTATCCATTAACAAACCATATTCTAAAACTGGCGGTAAACCAGAAAGTGGTGTTTCGTACAATGCAAAACCTAAACCGCGAACGTCCATATCTCTTTGAACAAATTTAGTGCAGCAAATCACATCGCCTTTCTGAAAATAACTGCTTCCCGCCGAACCCAGATTAATAATTACAGACGGTTTTTTCTTTTGAATTGCTTTTGTCAATTCGTAAGCTGCATTTACTTTTCCTATTCCAGTAAATAAAACATTGTGGCCTTTAAAAACTTCCGCCGCTTCAGATTCGAGAGCAAAACAGAATAATATATCTTCAACAGCAAAAGATGCCGTTTGGTTAATTTGTATCATGTGTAACTATATTTTCGGTTTACAAAAATACGTTTAAAAATTTACGTTACTCTAACCTAAATTTAAAAACTAAAAAAGACGTTAAAGTCTGTTTTCTCTATTGGATTTAATGATATAAAAAATACATTTGCTAAAACCAGTAAAAAAATTTAAAACCAGAAAGAATAACTGCATGGATAATGAAAAATTTATTTTCTGCCTTGAAGGCGTTAAAGATATAGACGATCATACGCCAACACATGTGGTAAAATGTCTCGAAGAATTGGCTATTGACCAAGGCATTTCGAGCATTCATAAAACCTGCGACACAATCGAAGGTTTAGAAGAAAGTCTGAATATTTTGCTTTATGAAGATCATAATTTCAAAGATTATGAAATTATTTATCTAGCAATGCCTGGTCAGGAAAACAACATCTGTCTTCACGATTATTATTACAGCATTGAAGAAATTGCCGAATTGTTTGAAGGAAAAATGAAAGGCAAAATTATTCATTTTGCCAATCTTAAAGTTTTAGACTTAAACGAAGAAGAAGCACAATATTTCTTAGATATTACTGGTGCTAGAGCAATTTCGGGCTACGGTTCTACTTATAATAAAATTGCGAGCTGCAGTACAATTGATAAAGCCTTTTTTAGTCTGTATCAGGAAAACGACAATTTGATTGAAGTGGTCGAAGATCTTTATACCAAACATTACAATCTCTGCAAGTTGCTTGATTTTAGATTATATTATTAAAAATGAAAAAGAAGCAGGCAGAGAAAATAAAAACGTATGGGCCAAAAGGATTTCGAGAGAAATTTTTAGGAGAAGACAATCCTATTCATTTGCTTTTCAAATCGAATTCGGATCATTTTTTCTGTCTTGAAATCGAAGAAATGATGCAGATACAGCATCCTGTTCCTCCTTCTAAACATTCTTGCCATACTTTAATTTTTATTTCTTCTGGTCAGCATGTTATGAAATTAGGATATCAGGAATATGTCACAACTGATAAGGAAATGATTATGGTTCCGGCAGGTCAGATTTTTTCGCTTGATAATATTAATAATATTCATAAAGGTTATATCTGCCAATTTCATCCTGATATTTTGATTCGGAAATATGGCAGCCGTGAGTTGCTGAATGATTTTGATTTTCTGAAAATTTCTGGAAATCCGAAAATCAAACTGGCTCCCGAAGATATTGAACCAATTACAAATATCTTTGAAAGATTGAAAAAGGAATATTCAGAAACTACAATTGCAGATTTGAATATTGTGCAATCTTATCTGATTACGCTATTTTATGAGATGAATAAAAATGCAGTAAAACCTATTAAAAACATTTCGGCAGCTGAAGCAATCACAGCAAAATTTAAAGAGCTGATTCATGATCATATAAAAACCCAGCATCAGGTAAATTATTACTCTTCTCTATTAAATGTTACTCCAAACCATTTGAATAAATGTGTCAAGACCATCACAGGGAAATCTGCTGTTAAATGGATTGACGAAAACATATTACTCGAAGCTAAATATTTACTCTTTCAAACTACTCTTTCTGTAGGTGAAATCGCAGCGCAAGTAGGCTTTGAAGATCAATCTTACTTTAGCCGTTTCTTTAAAAAGACAGAAGGAATTTCTCCCATTCGATACCGAAAAATGATTGATAAATCCTAATTATTGATTAGAGAGTCCTAACAAATATGTAGATGTTTTTCAGAAATTTGCTTCCTCAAAATGCAAATTATGATTTATGTTTTTAAAACTTCCGTTGATAATCAGACCAAATTCGAATCGGCTTCTGCATTACTAAATCAATTATTACCAGAATCTCAATGGAATTTCGACCTTGAAGATTGCGATAATATCTTACGAGTGGACAGCGAATTGAATGTTACAGCTTTACTTCAAAACAATCCTGTTTTCGATTGTATCGAATTAGAATAAAACCTTGTACGCCTTTTTAAAAATTTATATGGAATCAAAATTATACCAAAACAGAACTTTTGAAGCGATTGATTACTCGGATCAAAGTTTGGCCAATACCGAATTTGTAAACTGCGAATTCATTAACTGCAATTTTTCTAAAAGTGATTTGAGCCATAACGACTTTTTAGATTGTACTTTTAAAAATTGCAACCTTTCTTTGGCAACTTTAAGAAATACCGGATTGAAAAACATCAAGTTTATTGGCTGTAAATTAATGGGATTGGATTTTAGTGCTTGCAATAGTTTTCTGTTTTCAATGAATTTTGAAGATTGCATTTTAGACTATTCTACTTTCATTTACAAAAAGCTAAAGAAAACTACTTTTGCAGATTGTTTTTTAAAAGAAACTGATTTTTCTAATACCGATTTGTCTCTGGCAGTTTTTAAAAACTGTGATCTTTCTGGTGCCACTTTCGTGGAAAGTATTCTGGAGAAAACCGATTTTAGAACTTCTAGAAACTATGCATTTGATCCATCAGAAAATAAAATTAAAGGAACAAAGGTTTCACATACGGCGCTTGCAGGTTTATTAGAAAAATTTGATTTATCTATTGAGTAGTTGTTAGTTTTCAGTCTCAGTCTCAGTTGTCAGCTACCCCCATCACTGAAGATTGTTACTAAAGACTGAGACTGAAAACTAAAAAAGCGGGATTACAAAATAAATTGTATCCCGCTTTTTCTATTTAATCAACCACGATTTTTTTATTTTATCCAACGTGGATCTCCTACTTTTCGATCAATTAATGTTTGATTCTTAATAGTAAAGTCTCCTGTTGTCGCACTTGTAAATTGAGGATCTAATACAGTTGCAGAAGCATCTGGTCTATTGTTTCCCGTTGTAATCTGTAAATTAGGCGAATTGAAATTATTATTATTTGAGAACGTCGGAACAGTTGTTGCAGTAGTATTGGTATAAACTGCTGATCCAACATTTAAGATTGTATTACGCACAATTAAAGCATTTGTAACAAAACGCACATACAAGATTCTACTTGCAGCTGGAAGTGTAGGCGCATAAATTGTACATCCATCAATTAACACATTGCTTGTTAACCCTGTTCCTGTTAATCCTGCTGCTGCATCTAAACGTACGAAATCACGAGACGAACAAGTGTCAAATGTACTTTTTGTTAAAGATACATTTGCTACATAAGTAGTTCTGAAATCGATAAAATCAGCACCAGAAGCGGTGTTTACATTTTTAATAATACTATTATCTACAGTGAACGATTTTAATTTTGCAGATGCATTTCCGTACATCAATTGAGATGGGAAATCATGAACGTAACTACCACTAATTAAAACATCACCTAATTGTGTTGTAGCTGCTGAGCTAATTGCAATTGCACCACCAGTTGTTCCTGCTCCACTTAAATCGATATCAACTAAAGAGAAATTAACTACTTCACTTGCATTATTAGGGTTGTTAGCAAGAGTGAAATTAAACTTAAGTTTTGGTTTATCACCTGGTCTCAAACCTCTTAATGTTAATGTTTTATTTACTGCTATTGTTCCTGTTTGAGCTGTGTAATCACCTGGCATGAAAACTAAAACAGATCCAGAAGGTGCACTAGCAATTTTTTGAAGTACATCATCTCCTAATTTAACTAGTATTCCTGTTCCAATATCTATTCCTGTTGTAAATGTTGCATCACCTCTTTTCTTCGTACCGTTGTATAAAATTGCTGTATAAGCAGTTTCAGGTGTTAAGCCTGTTAAAGTAGCTACTCCAGCTGTTTTTTCAGCAGCTGTAATAGTATGTACGACATTTCCAGGCATTGCGGTAATTTGTGTCACAGAGCTATTTGGAACCCATCTTAATGTAACTTTAGTTGCTTCAATATCTGCATCTTGAACCGGGAACATTATTTGTTCTGATAATGTCGTAGCAGTTATAACTGACCATTTTGAATCTTCTAGTCCTGAAGTAACCGATTTTACTCTAATAGAATAAATTGTTTCTCCCTCTAGAGGTACTTGTATAGGAAGTTCAGAAGGCGCAACATTTATGGTTTTATAAATTGTAGAGAAGCTAGGATCATCGGCACTAAATTCTACTACATAATGATCTGTATTTTCATCTGATTTAACCGTCCAATTTAATTCAACTACAGTTTTATTTCTAATTGTAGCTTTAAGCCCAATTGGAGAAAATTCCCTTGTATTTCCTATATCGTCTAATAACGCTTCATTATAACTTTCGCAGCTAGAAACTGCCACTGAAAGAAGTAATACGGTTATTAATCCTTTAAATATATTTATTGTTTTCATCATAATAACTTATAATTTATTATTAGTTTTTTGAAAAATTTTAATAACCGTAATCATTTTTTAACTGACCATTACTTCCATCAAGAAATACTTGCCATATTGGCCAGAATTGTCTATTATCAGGATTAACTCCTACTTTATATAAAGAAGCTATTTTAGCATCGGCAGCTGTACCTGTCCATGTCCAAGGAGTAGAAGAATACAATATTCCTGGATTTGTAGTTTCTCCGCGATTAAGTCCATATACATCCAAACTTACATTATCCGATTGGTATTTATAATACAAAGTAGCTGGCACATCAGCATATTGTCCTGTACGAGTAGATAATTCTGCCATTTTTTGTTTTGCTTTATCTAAGTTTGCTTTAAGCAAATTCCAGCGGATAAGTGCTTGTTTACGTTCCATTTCTCCTGTAAACTCATATTTATTTTCATCAACAAGCGCATTAAACATTGCTTCTTTACTAGTTAAAGAATTCACATAAGTTTCAACTTTGGTAGCTTGATCTGCTGAAGAAAATGATCTTCTTCGTACTTCTTTCAAATAAGGCATTGCTGCACTTGGTCCTTCCAATTCGTTTGCTGTTTCAGCAGCAATTAAAAGCACCTCTGCATAACGCATGTACATTTTATTAACTCCATCATCATTTGTAGAAGTTACATAACGTTTCATCCATTCGTAACGGTATTTACCAAAATACCACGTATCTAAAGAACCTAACTCTTGTTTTGCAATACCATTAACTGCTGCACCATATTTATAAGGCACACAAGTAACATTTCTACGAGCATCGGCTTGATCATAATCATAGAAAACAAATGGTAATGGGCCTGCAACACCTCCACGGTTAGCTCCATTAGCTTGAAATTGATCAGCAGCAGCCGTGTGTTTTACAGCAAAAGTGAATAACATTCTACCACGTCCATCAGAAAAAGGAAGTTCCCAAAGAGATTCTCCTCCTGCAGCAGTATTTTCTTCGTTGTATTTTCTCCATAATCCCTCAAAAGTAGATTCTAAACGAGCAGAACCACTTTGAATTACTTCACGAGATTCTCTTAATGCCAATGCATACATAGAAGCCACTGAAAGTTCTGGATCATTACTTCTTCTCACGCCGTCAGGATATTGTTGATAACCACTTGCTGCCAAAGCCAAACGCGCTCTAAAGGCTTTTACAAAAGCTTTATTTACGTGTTCAACTGTGCTTGTATAAGAAGTTTCATTAGGCCAAGCAACCAATGTTGAAGCTTCTCCTAAGTCAGCTATTAATTGTTTGTAAATAATATCTCTGTTTGATTTAGGCAAATATAAAGTAGCACTAGTAATTGGTTCAAAACGAGCAGGAACATCACCCCAAGATTTAAGCAAATCAGCATAGTAAATCGCTCTCAGTGTTAAAGCCTCTCCTAATAATTGTCCTAATTCTGTTCCTGGAGTAGGATTTCCATATTGACGTAAGCCTTGAATACAAACATTTGCACGCTCAATCCCTGAGTACATCATGGCATAAGCATTATTGGTAGTATTCATTTCTGTATTGCTTGGCTTTGCATCATACACACACAAATCTGATTTATCTCCCGCTGTTTGTGAAGTATTATACCATTCTACATCTGTATTTAATCCGTAATAAGGTAAAAATCGTCCTCTATAAGAGTTTGTTTCTGCAAATGGCACTTTAATCCCGTCAATAGCTCCTTTTGCAAGTCCCGCAGTAGAGAAAATTACAGAAGCATCTAATGTTGATTGTGCAGGCGCTTCTAAATAGTCATCTTCAAATTGCTGACAAGAACTAAATAGACCCGAAATAATCAATCC from Flavobacterium sp. KACC 22763 includes these protein-coding regions:
- a CDS encoding glycoside hydrolase family 2 protein, encoding MKKIIMLCCAFLLMGKTIAQEIPLVSNISARNHITLNGKWSYIVDPLENGYFNYRLEPFKDNGFFENKKWNTTELSEYNFATSAVMDIPSDWNSKDQRLFFYEGTVWFQKDFNYKKDAKSKGILHFGAVNYDAKVYVNGKLAGTHVGGYTPFNFDVTHLLVDGNNFVVVKVDNKRHKDNVPTVNMDWWNYGGITRDVTLAQVPNTYIEDYLVQLDKNEKGKISGWIKLNSESANQSVSVSIPELKIKKSVTTDAKGIAYFEIKAKPVLWTPEKPKLYDVTISKADENIADQIGFRTIETKGKEILLNGKKVFLRGISIHEEAPFRSGRAWSQEDAITLLTWAKELGCNYVRLAHYPHNENMVKEAEKMGLMIWSEVPVYWTISWTNPNTYANAEHQLHDMIYRDKNRCGIVIWSIANETPHGDDRDAFLSKLAKYARTQDNSRLISMAMEVTSSSNNINTLHDNMNEYVDIVSFNQYLGWYRGANESCKDMQWVIPYNKPVIISEFGGEALQGRHGDKKERWNEEYQEELYIQNTQMFNRIEGLAGVSPWILVDFRSPRRQLPNIQDFFNRKGLISSNGIKKKAFYVMKDWYKQKEEEYK
- a CDS encoding SIR2 family NAD-dependent protein deacylase, whose protein sequence is MEQLENIIKHVSTKNKRNLFTFLTGAGISSESGIPTYRGLDGIWIKGTKFHKPEEFGTFKYFKENPEEVWQYSLFRKKMFENAKPNASHYELVEIENILKDRFHLITQNIDNLHRLSGTERIFEIHGNNRQIKCSNGCREIINLPEEIKGKDIDEDLTEKEIELLKCKSCGSWMRPNILWFDEYYDEQTNKKFSSLKIAKNSGILFILGTSGATNLPIAIAETTLKYGGTIVDINIEDNQFTALIKDKKNKIIIRKTSSEALKMIKEMIKNIHISSS
- a CDS encoding 5'-methylthioadenosine/S-adenosylhomocysteine nucleosidase family protein, whose protein sequence is MIQINQTASFAVEDILFCFALESEAAEVFKGHNVLFTGIGKVNAAYELTKAIQKKKPSVIINLGSAGSSYFQKGDVICCTKFVQRDMDVRGLGFALYETPLSGLPPVLEYGLLMDNLKEGICGTGDNFEMGHKSDVYNVVDMEAYALAMIAMKENIPFLSLKYISDGADDNAAEDWTVQVHKAAIAYGKILGLIKESEAIS
- a CDS encoding DUF6642 family protein — its product is MDNEKFIFCLEGVKDIDDHTPTHVVKCLEELAIDQGISSIHKTCDTIEGLEESLNILLYEDHNFKDYEIIYLAMPGQENNICLHDYYYSIEEIAELFEGKMKGKIIHFANLKVLDLNEEEAQYFLDITGARAISGYGSTYNKIASCSTIDKAFFSLYQENDNLIEVVEDLYTKHYNLCKLLDFRLYY
- a CDS encoding helix-turn-helix domain-containing protein, with product MKKKQAEKIKTYGPKGFREKFLGEDNPIHLLFKSNSDHFFCLEIEEMMQIQHPVPPSKHSCHTLIFISSGQHVMKLGYQEYVTTDKEMIMVPAGQIFSLDNINNIHKGYICQFHPDILIRKYGSRELLNDFDFLKISGNPKIKLAPEDIEPITNIFERLKKEYSETTIADLNIVQSYLITLFYEMNKNAVKPIKNISAAEAITAKFKELIHDHIKTQHQVNYYSSLLNVTPNHLNKCVKTITGKSAVKWIDENILLEAKYLLFQTTLSVGEIAAQVGFEDQSYFSRFFKKTEGISPIRYRKMIDKS
- a CDS encoding pentapeptide repeat-containing protein — protein: MESKLYQNRTFEAIDYSDQSLANTEFVNCEFINCNFSKSDLSHNDFLDCTFKNCNLSLATLRNTGLKNIKFIGCKLMGLDFSACNSFLFSMNFEDCILDYSTFIYKKLKKTTFADCFLKETDFSNTDLSLAVFKNCDLSGATFVESILEKTDFRTSRNYAFDPSENKIKGTKVSHTALAGLLEKFDLSIE
- a CDS encoding DUF5123 domain-containing protein, whose translation is MMKTINIFKGLITVLLLSVAVSSCESYNEALLDDIGNTREFSPIGLKATIRNKTVVELNWTVKSDENTDHYVVEFSADDPSFSTIYKTINVAPSELPIQVPLEGETIYSIRVKSVTSGLEDSKWSVITATTLSEQIMFPVQDADIEATKVTLRWVPNSSVTQITAMPGNVVHTITAAEKTAGVATLTGLTPETAYTAILYNGTKKRGDATFTTGIDIGTGILVKLGDDVLQKIASAPSGSVLVFMPGDYTAQTGTIAVNKTLTLRGLRPGDKPKLKFNFTLANNPNNASEVVNFSLVDIDLSGAGTTGGAIAISSAATTQLGDVLISGSYVHDFPSQLMYGNASAKLKSFTVDNSIIKNVNTASGADFIDFRTTYVANVSLTKSTFDTCSSRDFVRLDAAAGLTGTGLTSNVLIDGCTIYAPTLPAASRILYVRFVTNALIVRNTILNVGSAVYTNTTATTVPTFSNNNNFNSPNLQITTGNNRPDASATVLDPQFTSATTGDFTIKNQTLIDRKVGDPRWIK
- a CDS encoding RagB/SusD family nutrient uptake outer membrane protein, which produces MKHKIIIAGLIISGLFSSCQQFEDDYLEAPAQSTLDASVIFSTAGLAKGAIDGIKVPFAETNSYRGRFLPYYGLNTDVEWYNTSQTAGDKSDLCVYDAKPSNTEMNTTNNAYAMMYSGIERANVCIQGLRQYGNPTPGTELGQLLGEALTLRAIYYADLLKSWGDVPARFEPITSATLYLPKSNRDIIYKQLIADLGEASTLVAWPNETSYTSTVEHVNKAFVKAFRARLALAASGYQQYPDGVRRSNDPELSVASMYALALRESREVIQSGSARLESTFEGLWRKYNEENTAAGGESLWELPFSDGRGRMLFTFAVKHTAAADQFQANGANRGGVAGPLPFVFYDYDQADARRNVTCVPYKYGAAVNGIAKQELGSLDTWYFGKYRYEWMKRYVTSTNDDGVNKMYMRYAEVLLIAAETANELEGPSAAMPYLKEVRRRSFSSADQATKVETYVNSLTSKEAMFNALVDENKYEFTGEMERKQALIRWNLLKANLDKAKQKMAELSTRTGQYADVPATLYYKYQSDNVSLDVYGLNRGETTNPGILYSSTPWTWTGTAADAKIASLYKVGVNPDNRQFWPIWQVFLDGSNGQLKNDYGY